In the Kineosporiaceae bacterium genome, one interval contains:
- a CDS encoding sugar ABC transporter permease, translated as MSGLRRAGTGWAFIGPSTLVILGLSIFPAGWAWILSQQRWNGFSKPRNIGWRNYQAMLDDESLRAAVLHTAFYTALFVPASVLAGLFIAIALNRQIRFIGFYRTCVFVPFVASSTAIGILANYIFDPQFGFANTVIRSLGLPVQKFLEDPRQAMLVIAAMTLWSGLGFTVVVYLAALQDIQKDLIEAAVVDGASKLQVFRFVVWPELTPVTVFTGIWQLIGALQLFDVVYTTTRGGPLDATQTIVYFLWDQAFIQLRFGYGSAVAYGLFALTLVITLMMVVYSRFAKVRAF; from the coding sequence GTGAGCGGGCTGCGCAGAGCCGGTACCGGGTGGGCCTTCATCGGGCCGTCGACGCTGGTCATCCTCGGGCTGTCGATCTTCCCGGCGGGCTGGGCCTGGATCCTGTCCCAGCAACGGTGGAACGGGTTCAGCAAGCCCCGCAACATCGGCTGGCGCAACTACCAGGCGATGCTGGACGACGAGTCGCTGCGCGCCGCCGTCCTGCACACCGCCTTCTACACCGCACTGTTCGTGCCCGCCTCGGTGCTGGCCGGGTTGTTCATCGCCATCGCGCTGAACCGGCAGATCCGGTTCATCGGCTTCTACCGCACCTGTGTGTTCGTGCCGTTCGTGGCGTCCTCGACGGCGATCGGCATCCTGGCGAACTACATCTTCGACCCGCAGTTCGGCTTCGCGAACACGGTGATCCGCAGCCTGGGGCTGCCGGTGCAGAAGTTCCTCGAGGATCCCCGCCAGGCGATGTTGGTGATCGCGGCGATGACGCTGTGGTCCGGGCTCGGGTTCACCGTCGTGGTGTATCTGGCTGCGCTGCAGGACATTCAGAAGGACCTGATCGAGGCGGCGGTGGTCGACGGCGCGTCGAAGCTGCAGGTGTTCCGCTTCGTGGTCTGGCCCGAGCTGACGCCGGTGACGGTGTTCACCGGCATCTGGCAACTGATCGGGGCGCTGCAGCTGTTCGACGTCGTCTACACGACCACCCGCGGCGGGCCGCTGGATGCGACCCAGACCATCGTCTACTTCCTGTGGGACCAGGCGTTCATCCAGCTGCGCTTCGGCTACGGCTCGGCCGTGGCCTACGGCCTGTTCGCGCTGACCCTGGTGATCACGCTGATGATGGTGGTCTACTCGCGCTTCGCGAAGGTGCGGGCCTTCTGA
- a CDS encoding SIS domain-containing protein, with amino-acid sequence MSVIPEPPGPPGVVPGVVLGALTEAEIRSQPQVWQQALTAHRDDVRRLVVAPGERVLFLGCGTSAFVARAVAVLREQTGAGESHWAYASELPVLTGAGARDYDRVVALTRSGTTTEVLEALAAVPSATRRVALCAVHGSPVEPLVDDTLVIDVADETSVVQTRFPTTTLLLVRAALGEDAQPVIAAAAAALAAPVVVADPSRYQQFAFLGRGWAVGLADEAALKIRESAQAWSEAYPALDYRHGPIAIASPHSLVWILGTPPPGLINQIEATGATTISTGADPLVDLVSIHRLALDLARARGLDPDRPRNLTRSVVLGVGSAGPGSH; translated from the coding sequence ATGTCTGTGATCCCCGAGCCTCCCGGCCCGCCCGGAGTTGTCCCCGGTGTCGTGCTCGGCGCGTTGACCGAGGCCGAGATCCGCAGCCAACCGCAGGTGTGGCAGCAGGCCCTCACGGCTCACCGGGACGACGTCCGGCGCCTGGTGGTCGCGCCGGGCGAGCGGGTGTTGTTCCTCGGCTGTGGCACGTCGGCGTTCGTCGCTCGGGCAGTGGCCGTGCTGCGTGAACAAACCGGGGCGGGCGAGAGTCACTGGGCCTACGCCTCGGAGCTGCCGGTGCTGACCGGCGCCGGCGCACGAGACTACGACCGCGTCGTGGCCCTGACCCGATCGGGCACCACCACCGAGGTGCTCGAGGCCCTGGCCGCCGTGCCGTCGGCGACCCGGCGGGTGGCGCTGTGCGCCGTCCACGGCTCTCCCGTCGAACCGCTGGTGGACGACACGCTGGTGATCGACGTGGCCGACGAGACCTCGGTGGTGCAGACCCGGTTCCCGACCACGACGCTGCTGCTGGTTCGGGCGGCACTCGGCGAGGACGCTCAGCCTGTGATCGCGGCGGCCGCCGCAGCGCTGGCCGCTCCGGTTGTGGTGGCCGATCCGAGCCGCTACCAGCAGTTCGCCTTCCTCGGGCGGGGCTGGGCCGTCGGACTGGCCGACGAGGCGGCGCTGAAGATCCGGGAATCAGCGCAGGCGTGGTCGGAGGCCTACCCGGCGCTGGACTACCGTCACGGCCCGATCGCGATCGCCTCGCCGCACAGCCTGGTCTGGATCCTGGGGACACCGCCGCCCGGGCTGATCAACCAGATCGAGGCCACCGGCGCCACCACGATCTCGACCGGAGCCGACCCCCTGGTCGACCTGGTCTCGATCCATCGGTTGGCCCTGGACCTGGCTCGGGCCCGCGGGCTCGACCCGGATCGTCCCCGCAACCTGACCCGCTCCGTGGTGCTGGGCGTCGGCTCAGCGGGGCCGGGGAGTCACTGA
- a CDS encoding alpha-glucosidase/alpha-galactosidase codes for MPRICFVGAGSVVFTRQLLRDLMRMPDLLDAGVLEIALHDIDPQRLAVARATADQVVARLAPAAAASGRVRISDSPDRRTAVAGSDFVVNMVQVGGLEATRRDFDIPARYGLRQTIADTLGVGGVFRALRTFGLLRDLAGDIAELAPDAWLLNYTNPMAMNVWWLAEVAPAVRSVGLCHSVFWTVHDLCEIVGVPLAEVDYRAAGVNHQAWLLQWRHRGEDLYPLLRQRIAADPDLQRRVRVELFTRFGYYPTETSEHSSEYVPYFLHHDSEIERLRIPVGDYVGISEQNVAEYEQARADLAAGTLLDLGEDEEVAEYAPQIIHAMTTGRPVTVHANVANRGLITNLPDGAGVEVPATVDRLGLHPQAMGALPPQCAALNRSFLNVAELTVRAALTENRDLVRQAVMLDPNAAATLTLPQIAAMCDELAVAHGDLLPAWVH; via the coding sequence ATGCCCAGGATCTGCTTCGTCGGTGCCGGCAGCGTCGTGTTCACCCGCCAACTACTGCGCGACCTGATGCGGATGCCCGATCTGCTGGACGCCGGTGTGCTCGAGATCGCGCTGCACGACATCGATCCGCAGCGGCTGGCGGTGGCCCGGGCCACCGCCGATCAGGTCGTCGCCCGGCTGGCCCCGGCCGCCGCGGCGTCCGGCCGGGTGCGGATCAGCGATTCACCCGATCGGCGTACCGCCGTGGCGGGCTCGGACTTCGTGGTCAACATGGTGCAGGTCGGCGGCCTCGAGGCCACCCGGCGGGACTTCGACATCCCGGCCCGCTACGGGTTGCGCCAGACGATTGCCGACACTCTGGGCGTGGGCGGGGTGTTCCGGGCCTTGCGGACGTTCGGGCTGCTGCGCGATCTGGCCGGCGACATCGCCGAGCTGGCCCCGGACGCCTGGCTGTTGAACTACACCAACCCGATGGCGATGAACGTCTGGTGGCTGGCCGAGGTGGCGCCCGCCGTCCGGTCGGTCGGGTTGTGCCACAGCGTGTTCTGGACCGTGCACGACCTGTGCGAGATCGTCGGGGTGCCGTTGGCTGAGGTCGACTACCGCGCCGCCGGGGTCAACCACCAGGCCTGGCTGTTGCAGTGGCGCCATCGCGGCGAGGATCTGTATCCCTTACTGCGGCAACGGATCGCGGCCGATCCCGACCTGCAGCGGCGGGTGCGGGTGGAGCTGTTCACCCGGTTCGGGTACTACCCGACCGAGACCAGTGAGCACTCGAGTGAGTACGTGCCCTACTTCCTGCACCACGACAGCGAGATCGAGCGGCTGCGGATCCCGGTGGGCGACTACGTCGGGATCAGCGAGCAGAATGTCGCCGAGTACGAGCAGGCGCGTGCCGACCTCGCTGCGGGCACCCTGCTCGACCTGGGCGAGGACGAGGAGGTCGCCGAGTACGCGCCGCAGATCATCCACGCGATGACCACAGGCCGCCCGGTCACGGTGCACGCCAACGTGGCCAACCGTGGCCTGATCACCAACCTGCCGGACGGCGCGGGGGTCGAGGTGCCCGCCACCGTCGATCGACTGGGGCTGCACCCGCAGGCCATGGGGGCCTTGCCACCGCAGTGCGCCGCGCTGAACCGCAGCTTCCTCAACGTGGCCGAGCTGACCGTGCGTGCGGCGCTGACCGAGAACCGCGACCTGGTGCGCCAGGCCGTGATGCTCGACCCGAACGCCGCGGCCACCCTCACGTTGCCGCAGATCGCCGCGATGTGCGACGAGCTGGCCGTCGCGCACGGTGACCTGCTGCCCGCCTGGGTCCACTGA
- a CDS encoding ABC transporter substrate-binding protein, which translates to MAALPLLLTACVSADPEPGSSAASGSGAASSGAAAATLAPSDAAAPVTLTWWTGQEAEAQKILDGLAADFTKAHPNVTIKTSPGASTTDALLPKMLSAFAADTQPDISYAFGSWASQLGRSGKTLDITADVAQPAAKWDEFPESARKTASPEGHTIGFPAVVDNLGLFYNKTVFDAAGVAYPTADWSWDDFRAAAKKLTNPAKNVYGTAMAVNPGEDITWHMWPQLWQNGGQILSADEKKSAFNSEAGVKTVSFWRDLAQVDKSVYLDQTGEKYAPLFASNNIGMMISGPWHLYDVVTGKTKYGVVRLPGTNGDHQTVSGPDLWVLFDHQDANRAYWSYQFLLWLTAAEQDERWSMAIGNLPLRSAAKTTPAFAKAVAEYPGYEVFAENLANATNKRPTVPGYIGLSDAFGTAVSRLLQGQGEVKAELDKAAAAADTALADS; encoded by the coding sequence ATGGCCGCGTTGCCACTCCTGCTCACCGCGTGCGTCTCGGCCGATCCCGAGCCGGGTTCGTCGGCGGCGTCCGGATCGGGCGCTGCGTCGTCCGGGGCAGCGGCCGCCACGCTCGCGCCGTCCGACGCCGCGGCACCGGTGACGTTGACCTGGTGGACCGGGCAGGAGGCCGAGGCGCAGAAGATCCTCGACGGCCTGGCCGCCGACTTCACCAAGGCTCACCCCAACGTGACCATCAAGACCTCGCCGGGGGCCTCGACCACCGACGCGTTGCTGCCGAAGATGCTGTCCGCGTTCGCGGCCGACACCCAGCCCGACATCTCGTACGCCTTCGGGTCGTGGGCCAGCCAGCTCGGCCGCTCGGGCAAGACCCTCGACATCACCGCGGACGTCGCGCAGCCGGCCGCGAAGTGGGACGAGTTCCCCGAGTCGGCCCGCAAGACCGCTTCGCCCGAGGGCCACACCATCGGGTTCCCGGCGGTGGTCGACAACCTGGGCCTGTTCTACAACAAGACCGTCTTCGACGCCGCCGGGGTCGCCTACCCCACCGCGGACTGGAGCTGGGACGACTTCCGGGCGGCGGCGAAGAAGCTGACCAACCCGGCGAAGAACGTCTACGGCACCGCCATGGCGGTCAACCCGGGGGAGGACATCACCTGGCACATGTGGCCGCAGCTGTGGCAGAACGGCGGCCAGATCCTGTCGGCGGACGAGAAGAAGTCGGCGTTCAACTCCGAGGCCGGCGTGAAGACGGTGAGCTTCTGGCGTGACCTGGCGCAGGTCGACAAGTCGGTCTACCTCGACCAGACCGGTGAGAAGTACGCCCCACTGTTCGCCTCGAACAACATCGGCATGATGATCAGCGGGCCCTGGCATCTCTACGACGTGGTGACCGGTAAGACCAAGTACGGCGTCGTCCGGTTGCCCGGGACCAATGGTGACCACCAGACCGTCTCGGGGCCGGACCTGTGGGTGCTGTTCGATCACCAGGACGCCAACCGCGCCTACTGGTCCTACCAGTTCCTGCTCTGGCTCACCGCTGCCGAGCAGGACGAGCGGTGGAGCATGGCGATCGGCAACCTGCCGCTGCGCTCGGCCGCCAAGACCACCCCGGCCTTCGCCAAGGCCGTCGCCGAGTACCCGGGATACGAGGTGTTCGCCGAGAACCTGGCCAACGCCACCAACAAGCGCCCGACCGTGCCGGGGTACATCGGGTTGTCCGACGCCTTCGGAACGGCGGTCTCGCGGCTGCTGCAGGGGCAGGGCGAGGTGAAGGCCGAACTCGACAAGGCCGCGGCAGCCGCCGACACGGCGCTCGCCGACTCCTGA
- a CDS encoding amidohydrolase family protein, translating into MAADPWQRVRDLPLRSYRPRPRVVLPEHVPQRACVPVVDAHNHLGRWLSPDWMTPDLPALLTLLDDCGVEHVVNLDGLWGEQLEANLARYDRAHPRRFTTFCHVEWPRLGQGDAGESVPALIAQLEDSARRGARGVKVWKDLGLHVRDERGELVLPDDERVAAVLRRAGELGLVVLIHTADPVAFFDPLDETNERLDELAGMPEWWFGDAERYPRFETLMGSLDRLLAQIPRTTVIGAHVGCHAENLAAVSAMLHRHPHFHVDLGGRFAEIGRQPRAFADLVAEHPTRVLFGTDAFPATESAYRTAYRFLETTDEHFAYSPEDDIPPQGRWAISGAGLPPDLLRAIYRDNATRLLTL; encoded by the coding sequence ATGGCAGCTGACCCCTGGCAGCGGGTGCGTGACCTGCCGCTGCGCTCCTACCGGCCCCGGCCCCGCGTCGTCCTGCCCGAGCACGTGCCGCAGCGGGCCTGCGTGCCGGTGGTGGATGCCCACAACCACCTCGGCCGCTGGCTGAGCCCCGACTGGATGACGCCGGATCTGCCGGCCCTGCTCACCCTGCTGGACGACTGCGGGGTCGAGCACGTGGTCAACCTCGACGGCCTGTGGGGTGAGCAGCTCGAGGCCAACCTGGCCCGCTACGACCGGGCCCACCCGCGGCGGTTCACCACCTTCTGCCACGTCGAATGGCCCCGCCTCGGCCAGGGGGACGCCGGCGAGTCGGTACCGGCGCTGATCGCCCAGCTCGAGGACTCCGCCCGACGCGGCGCCCGCGGCGTGAAGGTCTGGAAGGACCTGGGCCTGCACGTGCGCGACGAGCGGGGCGAACTGGTGCTGCCGGACGACGAGCGCGTCGCCGCGGTGCTGCGCCGCGCGGGCGAACTCGGGCTGGTGGTGCTGATCCACACCGCCGACCCGGTCGCGTTCTTCGACCCGCTGGACGAGACCAACGAACGACTCGACGAACTCGCCGGCATGCCGGAGTGGTGGTTCGGCGACGCGGAGCGTTACCCCCGTTTCGAGACGCTGATGGGCTCGCTCGATCGGCTGCTGGCCCAGATCCCCCGGACCACGGTGATCGGGGCCCACGTCGGCTGCCACGCCGAGAACCTGGCGGCGGTGTCCGCGATGCTGCACCGCCACCCGCACTTCCACGTCGATCTGGGCGGCCGCTTCGCCGAGATCGGCCGCCAGCCGCGGGCTTTCGCCGACCTGGTGGCCGAGCACCCGACCCGGGTGCTGTTCGGCACCGACGCCTTCCCGGCGACCGAGTCGGCCTACCGCACCGCCTACCGGTTCCTCGAGACCACCGACGAGCACTTCGCCTACTCCCCCGAGGACGACATCCCGCCGCAGGGCCGCTGGGCGATCAGTGGTGCCGGCCTGCCCCCAGACCTGCTGCGTGCCATCTACCGAGACAACGCCACCCGCCTCCTCACCCTCTAG